A genome region from Methanobacterium subterraneum includes the following:
- the cobQ gene encoding cobyric acid synthase CobQ produces MVSSDKTKCIMVQGTASNAGKSVVVAALCRMFAQRGYRVSPFKSQNMSLNSFTTRENREIAMAQVLQAEAAGVEPHHHMNPVLLKPKEDFTSQVIVQGKPAGDMNFYHYQHNFRNQALKAIKESLDALKKDYDIIVMEGAGSPAEINMLDVDLANMQIARLADADVILVADIDKGGVFASIAGTFQLLPPEDRQRIKGIIINKFRGNLEILMPGIRQIEDIVGVPVLGVLPYDQELKLPEEDSASLSERKYRSSGKITIGVMRLPRISNFTDIDPLEYEPEVGVKLIEIGDEIGKVDALIIPGTRNSISDMVTLDEAGLAHEIKDLAMEIPVFGICGGYQMLGSKIMDNSLKESSIGSIDGMGILDVKTSFGEIEKIISQSQGTLIRGNGIFKGSEGEILRGYELHEGISKLGESKPLLRVLQGCGNYPQSGFDGAQYGLTAGTYFHGIFHNFHFRRSFTDYLREVKGLETIGYQEDHFQELKKFSIQRLSDLVEDNLDMDSFQDVLHLNI; encoded by the coding sequence GTTAGTCCTTTCAAATCACAGAATATGTCCCTGAATTCATTCACCACCAGGGAAAACAGGGAAATAGCCATGGCACAAGTCTTACAAGCCGAAGCTGCCGGAGTAGAACCCCACCACCATATGAATCCAGTTTTACTTAAGCCCAAAGAGGATTTCACCTCCCAAGTTATAGTTCAGGGTAAACCCGCTGGTGACATGAACTTCTACCATTACCAGCATAACTTCAGGAATCAAGCTCTCAAAGCCATTAAAGAATCTCTAGATGCTCTGAAGAAAGATTATGATATTATTGTTATGGAAGGGGCAGGTTCACCTGCGGAGATAAACATGCTGGATGTGGATCTGGCCAATATGCAGATCGCCCGCCTGGCTGATGCTGACGTGATTCTGGTTGCGGATATAGATAAGGGAGGGGTTTTCGCATCAATAGCCGGGACTTTCCAGTTATTACCCCCAGAAGATCGTCAGAGGATCAAAGGAATTATCATAAACAAATTCAGAGGTAATTTGGAGATTCTAATGCCTGGAATCAGGCAGATCGAAGATATTGTTGGTGTTCCAGTGCTAGGGGTGTTACCCTACGATCAGGAGCTTAAACTCCCTGAAGAAGATTCAGCATCACTTTCAGAACGTAAATACCGTAGCAGTGGAAAGATTACCATTGGGGTGATGAGATTGCCCCGTATTTCCAACTTCACTGACATTGATCCCCTGGAATACGAACCTGAAGTGGGGGTGAAACTTATTGAGATAGGGGATGAGATAGGTAAGGTTGATGCCCTGATCATCCCGGGGACACGTAACAGTATCAGTGATATGGTGACCCTGGATGAAGCCGGGCTTGCCCATGAAATCAAGGACCTGGCCATGGAAATACCTGTTTTTGGTATTTGCGGAGGATACCAGATGTTAGGGTCGAAGATCATGGATAATTCCCTTAAAGAATCCAGTATTGGTAGTATTGATGGTATGGGGATTCTGGATGTTAAAACCAGCTTTGGGGAAATTGAAAAAATCATCAGCCAGAGCCAGGGTACTTTAATTAGAGGTAATGGAATTTTCAAAGGATCTGAAGGTGAAATATTGCGGGGTTACGAACTCCATGAAGGAATTTCAAAATTGGGGGAATCCAAACCCCTCCTCAGGGTTCTGCAGGGTTGTGGAAACTACCCTCAATCTGGTTTTGATGGTGCCCAGTACGGTTTAACTGCCGGGACCTATTTCCATGGAATATTCCACAATTTCCATTTCCGCAGATCATTCACAGATTATCTAAGGGAAGTTAAGGGTCTGGAAACCATAGGATACCAGGAGGACCATTTCCAGGAGCTGAAAAAATTCTCAATCCAACGTTTATCAGACCTGGTTGAAGATAATCTGGATATGGATTCATTCCAGGACGTATTGCATTTAAATATCTGA
- a CDS encoding universal stress protein has protein sequence MYKKILIPTDGSEYSEKAGEYAIWIANQSFSQIMVLNVIDTSYLRSIPQKDLELSLEDQFKAEGNMAVQKFSKKLEESECNGKCKNILFNTLIKKGKPADEILKTIKEEKIDLVVIGASGKHGLNRLYPGSVTESVVRSASCPVLVVK, from the coding sequence GTGTATAAAAAAATATTAATACCCACCGATGGCTCGGAATATTCTGAAAAAGCTGGAGAGTATGCTATATGGATTGCTAATCAAAGTTTTTCCCAGATTATGGTTTTAAATGTAATTGATACTTCTTACCTTAGATCTATACCTCAGAAAGATCTAGAATTGAGTTTGGAAGATCAATTTAAGGCAGAGGGTAACATGGCAGTGCAAAAATTTTCCAAAAAACTGGAAGAAAGTGAATGTAATGGTAAATGTAAAAATATCCTGTTTAATACACTGATTAAAAAGGGTAAACCTGCTGATGAAATATTAAAAACTATCAAAGAAGAAAAAATTGATCTGGTGGTTATAGGAGCTTCGGGTAAACACGGATTGAACCGCTTATACCCGGGAAGTGTTACTGAAAGTGTAGTAAGATCTGCCAGTTGTCCAGTTTTAGTGGTAAAGTAA
- a CDS encoding potassium channel family protein, with product MYIVIMGAGRVGLTLANYLVGSGNDVSLIDSDSGLCGNAAAELDALVICGSGTDVKTLEEANISDADVFVAATGHDEANLLSCILVKEYQVPKIIARVSNPDHEEAFKKVGINHVISPELTAAGYLEKLINRPKIADLIVVGKGNAELLDISIKNSRIVGKRVSDLSPTDDYIIAAIHQNGEMYIPRDDWVLEENEKISVLVKTKSVKKVTSIFI from the coding sequence ATGTACATAGTTATAATGGGAGCCGGAAGGGTTGGTTTAACCCTGGCCAATTACCTGGTGGGATCTGGAAATGATGTATCTCTTATAGACAGTGACAGTGGATTATGTGGAAATGCAGCTGCAGAATTAGATGCCTTGGTGATCTGTGGAAGTGGTACTGATGTAAAAACGCTTGAGGAGGCGAATATCTCTGATGCAGATGTTTTTGTTGCTGCCACAGGTCATGATGAGGCTAACTTACTCTCCTGTATCCTGGTAAAAGAGTACCAGGTTCCCAAGATTATTGCCAGGGTAAGTAATCCTGATCATGAAGAGGCATTCAAAAAAGTGGGCATAAATCATGTAATAAGTCCAGAACTCACTGCTGCAGGTTACTTGGAAAAACTTATTAACCGCCCGAAAATTGCAGATTTAATAGTAGTGGGTAAGGGAAATGCAGAGCTCCTAGATATCAGTATTAAGAATTCCCGAATTGTGGGCAAGAGAGTGAGTGATCTGAGCCCCACTGATGATTATATTATCGCGGCCATCCATCAGAATGGTGAAATGTACATCCCTCGAGATGATTGGGTTCTAGAAGAAAACGAAAAAATATCAGTACTGGTGAAAACCAAGTCAGTTAAGAAAGTTACTTCCATTTTTATTTAA